The genomic stretch TACTTGAGCCGTCGCCCAGGACGACCGCGTCGACCTTGTCTCCCGATCGTCGAAAGCCGGTGACTTCCCCCGTCACGTATTTGACACCCAACGAAAGCGCTTTCCGGCGAAAGGCGTGCAGCAACAAGTATCCATCGAACCACCCTTCGGCGGAAAGCCCGAGAGACCCGGCGGCGATCCCCTCCGTCGACAGCCAGGGGAACCGCGCCGACAGTTCACCGGGTCGGAGAAGCGCCACGTCGACGCCGAGATTCCGCTGGATGCGATGCACCGCCTCGAGCGTCGACAGCCCCGCGCCGCCCACCAAGAACAGATACCCGGGCTCGCGCAGGCCGATCTCGGGGCGTTCTCCACCGACTGCCAGATGGGTGCCGATGTTCCGCATGAAGGAGATGCCAAAACGGGACAGCTCAATGTTGACCGGGGTCGAAAACTGTTGACGGATCGCGCTCCCCGAAAGGGCCGATGAGGCAAATTTGTACGTCGGGTCGCGCTCGATGACCGTGACCTCACCCCCGAATCGCGGATGGGCTGCGAGAAAAAACGCGACCGCGCTGCCGATCGCGCCTCCCCCCACGATCACCACGCTGCGCCCCATGCCGGCGGTCCTCACTCCTGAATCAAACGCCCGGGATGGCGAGGGGACCGCCGGGCAAGATGACGGAGCGGGGCGCCCTGCAATCGGGTCAGAATCCACTCTCTGCGCAAGCCCGCGCCCAGCCGGTGATAGAAGCGGATCGCCGGCGTATTGACCCTGAGCACGGCCCATTCCATTCGTCCGCACCCCTTCCTCACGGCGATGCGCGCAACCGCGGCGAACAACGCCTTGCCGGCGCCCCGCCGCCGATGTTCGGGCTCGACGTAGAGATCCTCCAGGTACAGCGTGGGGCGGGCGAGGAACGTGGAGTAGGTGAAGAAATACAACGCGAATCCCACGGGGACCCGGCGCCGCCAGCAGATCAGCGTCTGAAAGTGGGGGCGCCGTCCGAAGCCGTCCCGCCGGAGCCGCGGGAGCGTCGCGTGGAAGTCGTGGCTCAATCCTTCGTACTCCGCCAATCCCCGCATGAGATCCAGGATGATCGGCGCGTCGCGGATGGTGGCCCGTCGAATTCGGAACGGCGCATCCGCTGATTCGGTCATGGTCCAAGTGTACCATTGAGATGAAAGGGATGAGGACGCCCGCTGCCGATACAAAGAATACGGGCGCGTGCGACGAGGGTCGCGCGAGCGCGTTCCCGGGATCGGAGGCGACGACCGGCGCATGTTGACGCATGACGTGACGTACGAGCGCAACACTATGATGCGGCTCAACGACGGCACCCGGCTGGCCACGGACATCTACCTCCCCCGGGGAATCCCCGGCCCCTGGCCCGCCATCCTGGAGCGCACGCCCTATGACAAGCTCGGCGCGAACCTGGTCCTCTCCGCGAAATACTTCGCCAGCCACGGGTACGCTGTCGTGCTGCAGGACGTGCGTGGACGCTATGCGTCCGAGGGCGAGTGGTACCCGTTTGGCAATGAGGGGCCGGATGGGGTGGAGGCGCTGGGGTGGGTGCGCGCCCAACCGTGGTGTGATGGGCGGGTGGCCACCATGGGGCTCTCTTATTCCTCATGCACGCAGACCAGCATCGCCGCGATGAATCCGCCGGGCTTGGCCGCTCAGTTTGTCAGCATGGGCTTCCATAATTACCATACGGCGTCTATGCGGCAGGGCGGAGCGCTCGAGGTGCGGTTCTTCCTGTACGCTTTCATGATGGGGATCACGTCCAAGGAGGCACTAGTCGACCCCACGAAGCGGGTCGCCTTGGAGCGGGCGTGGGGCGACGTGCGATCGTGGCTCAAGCAGGCGCCGCCCAAGGCCGGCCTCACGCCCCTTCGCCATGTCCCGTCGTACGAGCGCTGGATCTTGGACATCTGGCAGCACGGCGAATACGACGCGTACTGGCGGAGCCGGCCCGCGTACTCCATCGAGGACCTCTACGATCAGCATGCCGACGTCCCCATCTATCTGTGCGGGGCCTGGTACGATTCCTACGCGCGCTCCACGGTGACGAACTATGTCGAGTTGAGCAGGCGCAAACGGGGCCCGGCTCGGCTCATCATGGGACCGTGGATTCACGGAGGGGCGAACATCGATCTCTCCTACGCCGGGGATGCCGACTTCGGCCCCGACGCGCCGCTCGGCTACAACTACTTTCGGTTGCGCTGGTTTGACGCGGTGCTGAAGGGCGCGCGGAACGGGCTGCTGGACAAGCCGCCGGTGCAGATCTTTGTGATGGGCGGCGGTTCAGGTCGGAAGGTGCCGGGGAGCGGCAGACTCGACGTTGGCGGCCGGTGGCGATTCGAGCACGAATGGCCCTTGCGACGCACCGAGTACACGCCTTTCTACCTGCTGGCCGGGGGTGGCCTGGCTCCGCGCAAACCGGCCGCCGGGGCGAGCCCCTCGCGGTACGTCTACGACCCGGCCGATCCCGTGCCCACCATCGGAGGCAATATCTCCGTAGGCTACGACGTGATGCCCGGCGGGGGCTTCAACCAGCGCGGCGGTCCGCACATCTACGGGGCGACGGACACCCTGCCGCTCTCCGCGAGACGAGACGTCCTGGTCTTTTCGACGCTGCCCCTCGAGCGTGACGTGGAAGTGACAGGGTCTGTGACCGTGACACTCTGGGCCGCCTCCTCGGCTCCGGATACCGACTTTACGGCCAAGCTCATCGACGTCTATCCGCCCAACGGCGATTACCCCGACGGATACGAGTTGAACATCGGCGATTCGATTATCCGGGCGCGGTACCGTGACTCCCGAGAGCAGGCGGCGCTCATGGAGCCGGGCCGCGTCTACGAGTTCACGATCACCCTATATCCGACGAGCGTCGTCTTCCAGCGGGGCCACCAGCTCCGCCTGCACATCGCGTCGTCGAATTTCCCTCGCTTCGACATCAACCGCAACACGGGAGGGTCCTTGGGGATCGAGCAGGTCTCACAGGCGGCGGTCCAGACCATCTTTCACGATGCGGATCGACCGTCCCACGTCCTCCTGCCCATCATCCCGTCCTGACGCCCGAGACATCACATCTCAAGGGGTGGCTCATGGAAGAGCGAACCGGTGAAGCCTACGAATTGAACGAACGCCTCACGGTGATCGGCCCAAAGCTGCGGCCCGGCGATGCGGCGCCCGAGTTCGCCCTCGATTACTTCGATCCGAAGACGTCGACCATGCAGACGGTGCGACTCGTCGATTCCGCCGGCACGGTGCGCCTGCTCAATATCATCAACTCACTCGACACACCGGTGTGCCACGTCGAGACCCGCCGCTGGGAGGAGCTGCGCGCCGGCCTCCCGCCAACTGTGCGGGTGTATACGATCAGCATGGATCTTCCTTTTGCGCAGGCCCGCTGGTTCACCGCGGAACGCGTCGGTCATCAAGCGCTCTCCGCTCATCGCGACGACGCATTCGGGCGGGACTACGGCGTGCTCATCAAGGAATGGCGGCTGCTGCAGCGCGCCGTGGTGGTGATCGATCGCCAGGGCCGCATCGTCCACACGGAGTATGTGGCCGACCAGATGCGCGAGCCGAATTATGAGGACGCCGTGCGCGCCGCTCGGAAGGCCGCCGAGTAGCGCATTTTAGGGCGAGAATATGGTTGACAACTCAACTCTCCGAAAAATCAGCCAATTCGAGGACGTGATTCTGTCAAGGGGTGATATTCACAGTTCGCCGTGTACCCACTCGCGCCTTGTTCATGGACGCCTGAGGAATCTCAAGTAGAAAGCTGCGAACACCAAAACAATGCCAATATTCACTGTCAGCCGTTCCCATGATCGGTTTCTGAAGAACACGAAATCTACACCGACTATGACAGCTACCATCGCCACCACGTAAAGCACGACAGCTACCTGTCTGCCCATTTCAGCTCAATTCCCCCTTCGAGATGTGTTGCGTCCGGCCTTGTGTTTATTATCGGCCCGCGTCCGTTTCAATCGGGCCTCGCTCTTCAGCAGCGCCTCCTTCGGCACGTGTCAACGATATTATTGCCCATTTTAGGGATGCTCCTGCGGAGCGAGGCGCTGATGGTGCTCGGCCTCCGCGCGGATCCGGCTCCAATCGTAGCGCATCGGCCGGAGGCGGATACTCGCCCAGTCCTGGGCTTGATCCGCGTAGTGCGGGCTGCCCGGGTGGCCGGATGTACCCAGGGGGACGATCCAGGCGCTCTTGCTCCAGTCGCCCAGGTCGAAGACATAGCGGGCTACCGACGTCATCGTCACCACATAACCGGCGGCGGGGATGTACCCTCCGGCCTGCACGGTCTCGCCGTCGCCGCCCGCCGAGACCGACGGTGGATCGAGGAGCGCGGCATCTCCCGGGAAGACGGCGGAGAGCGGATGGCGAGGCCGCGTCACGTGCACCCGTCCCCAGCGCCAGGCGTCCGGGTCGGGGCCGAGCGCCGCGCGCAGTTCGGCCACCGCCTCCTCTAGAGCGCGGCGGAGCGCGGCCGGCCAGTCGTCTCCCGTTGGGAGCAGGGTCCGATCGTCGCGGCGGATCCAGTCGGCGAGGAGCGCTTTGAGCCGCGCCGCGTGACTGACCGGACCGCTCGGCGTGGTCCCGAAGGCCTCGGGAGCGAGCGGGCCGAGCAGCGGGGCCAGCAGGCCGCGCATGAGCCGCTCTCGGACCGCGGCGTAGATCGTCGGGGCCACGCCGTCGGGATCCATCACGCCGTCCCAGGCCCGGAGCCGCTCCAGGGCCAGCCGCGCAAGGGCATCGGCGGAGGCGACCTCGTCGAGAAGGGCGATCAACTCGCGGGCTGGGATCGATACCCGGTCGGCGTGGATCGCGGCCATGTCGGCGGCGGTCGCGCGTTCAGCGAGACGGAGATGCGCGATCACGCGGCGAGTTCGGAAGTCAGGGGCGAAGTCGAGCCCGAGGTAGTGGGGGTAGTCGGGCCCCGCGATCCGGCTGTTGGCGGTGGCGATCCAGCCTGTGTCCGGGTTCCGCTGCGCCGGCATCTCCTCGAACGGGATCACGCCCTGCCACTCGTGATCGCCATCCCAGCCGGGCACGGGCAGCCAGGCGTTGGCGGCGGCCCGCACCGGAACCTGGCCGCGCGTTCGGTAGCCGATCGTCCCGTGGACGTCTGCAAAGACGAAGTTGTTCACGGGATCGACCCACGGGCGCATCGTGGCCTCCATCTCGTTGGCCGACTTTGCCCGCAGCATGGGCCGGAGCGCTTCAAACGTCCGGTTGGGGCCGGCAGTCGCGCTGTAGCGAAAAGCGATCGCGCGCCCGCGCCGCGGGTCGCCGAGAGCGATCGGTCCGTGGTGCGTGATGGTGACGTCGACCTCGACCGGATCGGCGCCCCTCACCCGGATCGTCTCCCGAGCCACGACCGCCTGCAGCCATTCTCCTCGAAACCAGTACCGGTCGGGGGTGTTGGGGTCGAACCGCTCGACAAAGAGATCCTGACAATCCGCCATCGCGTGGGTCACGCACCAGGCCACGAACTGATTGTGGCCGAAATGCGGCAGGCCGGGGACTCCCGGGAAGGACAACCCGATCGCGTCGAACTCGGGGCACCCGATGTGGTTCTGGTAATACACGTTCGGCACATCGAGGGCACGATGCGGATCCCCGGCGACCAGGGGCTTGCCCGATGCCGTCCGGTGTCCGGAGAGCGCCCAGTTGTTGCTCCCGCTTCCCCAATCGCCGACCTCCGCGAGGAGCGCTGAGCCGGCAGTGAGGATCTCGAGCCCCTGGGGCGCCGGACCGCGATATTCCGCTCCCGGCGGGACGATCAATGTGGGGTTCGGTTGCGTGCCCGGGCAAAGCTTGACTGTGCGTTCGGGCCCGAGGTGACGGAGCAGCCGGGCGCGCCAGAGTTTTGCCTGCCACGCCCCCATGTCCACATGCCGCACTTTGAACACGGCCAGGCTGTCCCACGGCGTCCACGGATCGGGCGGCCCGTCGAGCAGCCGAAGCTCGACCGGAAGGGTCCGAGTCGTCGCAAGGAAGGCGTTGACCCCGGCGGCATACGCGTCCAGCATCGCCCGTGTCCCGGTATTGACCGCGTCGTAATCTGCGCGGGCGCTCTGACCGAGCTGCAGGCGGCGGAGATGGATGTCCTGGGCGAGGGCGGCCGCGCCGGCGCATTCCGCCCAGCGCCCATACGCGCGGCGCCGATCGTATTCCATCTGCCAGAGCCGGTCCTGGGCGTGGACAAAGCCCTGAGCGAAAAACGCGTCATACGCCGACGCCGCCATGATGTGAGGGATGCCGTCGCTGTCGCGCCAGACCTCGACCTTCGAGCGGAGGCCGGGAAGATCGATCGGCCCGTCGAGGTCGGGAAGGGCAGCTGCGAGATCCTGTCGAGTCAGCGCCATTGCCCGCTCATCGCCGAGCGCGTCCCGCGGCTGCGGTTTCTACGCTCCCGGGCCACGTTCCATAGAATAGGGCTGCCAGCGTACCAGGGCCGTCCGTTCCAGGACCGAGGGGTTCACGCAGCTCATCGGCCATCTGCCGCGGAGCACCAGGGCAATCTCCTGGCCCACGCGCCGCCACCGTGCGGGATCCATTCGGGAGGAGGCCGATGCCACGTGCGGCGTGAGGATCACGTTGTCCATCTGCAGGAGTGGATTGGCGGGGGCAGGGGGTTCCTGCTCGAGCACATCCAGCCCTGCGGCGGCGATCCACCCTTGTTGCAATGCCTTGATCAACGCGGCTTCGTCCACCGTCGCCCCCCGGCCCGTGTTGACGAAGACCGCGTGCGGCTTCATCGACCGGAAGTGGTCCTCGGTCAACAGATGGCGCGCATCCGGGGTCGCCGGCGCGTGCATGGAGACGATGTCGGCCCATTGCAGCAGCTCTGCCAAGCCGACGGGCTCCACCCCGGACTGGGTCATGACCAGCTCTTCGACGTACGGGTCATAAGCCAGCATCCGCACGCCGAACGCCTTCACGCGGGCCGCCACCGCCCTGGCCACGTGGCCAAAGCCGATGAAGCCCAACGTCTGTCCCATGAGTCGCGAATACTGCGACAGCAGGGGCCGGCCGTCTCGCCACCGACCCTCTCTGACGAACCGGTCCATGATGGTCACCCTGCGCCAGGTGGCCAGAATCAGCATCACGGCATGGTCGGCGACTTCCTCGATGAACGTGTCCGGGACATTGGTGACCGGGATTCCTCGCGCCGTCGCCGCGGCCACGTCCACGGAGTCCACCCCGACGGACCCCAGGGCGATCACCTTGCACTTTTCTAGGCCGTCGATAATGCGCTTGGTGATCGGACGCCCTCTGCCGATCAGCGCGTCGGCGTCGCGGGCGGCGCTCAGGAACTCCTCTTCAGCCGGACTCGCGACTTCGACAATCTCCGCCCCGAGCGGGCTCAGGGCTTCCATCTCCGGTCCACCGGCTCCTCCCGGCGTCGTCACGATCTTGAAATGCGCCACGCTCCTCCTCCTTGGCCCCTGCCCGACTCACTTTAGCCGGTATTCGTCTACGGAAGGACGTTCTCCAAGACCTCCGTCCTGGCCTGTGGCCTCGGTGTCCCTGCCCGAGCGCTCGGAACCGCGCCGTCTTCACAACTTATTCATAACTTCTTCAATTCTGAGGAGTATGCTCCAAATAGGTGACGCTCAACCGCGGCGGCTTCCGGAGCAGCTGGGCGTGACGCAACGGTACCGACGAGGACACGACCGGAGAGGGGATTTGCGATGCGACAGGCCACTGCACTTCTGCTGGGAGTGCTCCTGCCGCTCCTCGGC from bacterium encodes the following:
- a CDS encoding C-terminal binding protein, which translates into the protein MEALSPLGAEIVEVASPAEEEFLSAARDADALIGRGRPITKRIIDGLEKCKVIALGSVGVDSVDVAAATARGIPVTNVPDTFIEEVADHAVMLILATWRRVTIMDRFVREGRWRDGRPLLSQYSRLMGQTLGFIGFGHVARAVAARVKAFGVRMLAYDPYVEELVMTQSGVEPVGLAELLQWADIVSMHAPATPDARHLLTEDHFRSMKPHAVFVNTGRGATVDEAALIKALQQGWIAAAGLDVLEQEPPAPANPLLQMDNVILTPHVASASSRMDPARWRRVGQEIALVLRGRWPMSCVNPSVLERTALVRWQPYSMERGPGA
- a CDS encoding GNAT family N-acetyltransferase, which translates into the protein MTESADAPFRIRRATIRDAPIILDLMRGLAEYEGLSHDFHATLPRLRRDGFGRRPHFQTLICWRRRVPVGFALYFFTYSTFLARPTLYLEDLYVEPEHRRRGAGKALFAAVARIAVRKGCGRMEWAVLRVNTPAIRFYHRLGAGLRREWILTRLQGAPLRHLARRSPRHPGRLIQE
- a CDS encoding penicillin acylase family protein; its protein translation is MALTRQDLAAALPDLDGPIDLPGLRSKVEVWRDSDGIPHIMAASAYDAFFAQGFVHAQDRLWQMEYDRRRAYGRWAECAGAAALAQDIHLRRLQLGQSARADYDAVNTGTRAMLDAYAAGVNAFLATTRTLPVELRLLDGPPDPWTPWDSLAVFKVRHVDMGAWQAKLWRARLLRHLGPERTVKLCPGTQPNPTLIVPPGAEYRGPAPQGLEILTAGSALLAEVGDWGSGSNNWALSGHRTASGKPLVAGDPHRALDVPNVYYQNHIGCPEFDAIGLSFPGVPGLPHFGHNQFVAWCVTHAMADCQDLFVERFDPNTPDRYWFRGEWLQAVVARETIRVRGADPVEVDVTITHHGPIALGDPRRGRAIAFRYSATAGPNRTFEALRPMLRAKSANEMEATMRPWVDPVNNFVFADVHGTIGYRTRGQVPVRAAANAWLPVPGWDGDHEWQGVIPFEEMPAQRNPDTGWIATANSRIAGPDYPHYLGLDFAPDFRTRRVIAHLRLAERATAADMAAIHADRVSIPARELIALLDEVASADALARLALERLRAWDGVMDPDGVAPTIYAAVRERLMRGLLAPLLGPLAPEAFGTTPSGPVSHAARLKALLADWIRRDDRTLLPTGDDWPAALRRALEEAVAELRAALGPDPDAWRWGRVHVTRPRHPLSAVFPGDAALLDPPSVSAGGDGETVQAGGYIPAAGYVVTMTSVARYVFDLGDWSKSAWIVPLGTSGHPGSPHYADQAQDWASIRLRPMRYDWSRIRAEAEHHQRLAPQEHP
- a CDS encoding FAD-binding oxidoreductase, whose protein sequence is MGRSVVIVGGGAIGSAVAFFLAAHPRFGGEVTVIERDPTYKFASSALSGSAIRQQFSTPVNIELSRFGISFMRNIGTHLAVGGERPEIGLREPGYLFLVGGAGLSTLEAVHRIQRNLGVDVALLRPGELSARFPWLSTEGIAAGSLGLSAEGWFDGYLLLHAFRRKALSLGVKYVTGEVTGFRRSGDKVDAVVLGDGSSMPCDVAVNAAGPWAASVAAMLEVDLPVRARRRTIFVFACREALAGCPLVIDTSGVYFRPEGGQFIGGTSPKEGEDDPDDLPLEVDYHQFDEVIWPALARRVPAFEAVKVTGGWSGYYELNTLDHNGIVGPHPSMSNVFFANGFSGHGLQHAPGVGRGIAELIVDGGFRTLDLSPLSFDRILTGRPLVELNVI
- a CDS encoding CocE/NonD family hydrolase, whose product is MLTHDVTYERNTMMRLNDGTRLATDIYLPRGIPGPWPAILERTPYDKLGANLVLSAKYFASHGYAVVLQDVRGRYASEGEWYPFGNEGPDGVEALGWVRAQPWCDGRVATMGLSYSSCTQTSIAAMNPPGLAAQFVSMGFHNYHTASMRQGGALEVRFFLYAFMMGITSKEALVDPTKRVALERAWGDVRSWLKQAPPKAGLTPLRHVPSYERWILDIWQHGEYDAYWRSRPAYSIEDLYDQHADVPIYLCGAWYDSYARSTVTNYVELSRRKRGPARLIMGPWIHGGANIDLSYAGDADFGPDAPLGYNYFRLRWFDAVLKGARNGLLDKPPVQIFVMGGGSGRKVPGSGRLDVGGRWRFEHEWPLRRTEYTPFYLLAGGGLAPRKPAAGASPSRYVYDPADPVPTIGGNISVGYDVMPGGGFNQRGGPHIYGATDTLPLSARRDVLVFSTLPLERDVEVTGSVTVTLWAASSAPDTDFTAKLIDVYPPNGDYPDGYELNIGDSIIRARYRDSREQAALMEPGRVYEFTITLYPTSVVFQRGHQLRLHIASSNFPRFDINRNTGGSLGIEQVSQAAVQTIFHDADRPSHVLLPIIPS
- the tpx gene encoding thiol peroxidase — translated: MEERTGEAYELNERLTVIGPKLRPGDAAPEFALDYFDPKTSTMQTVRLVDSAGTVRLLNIINSLDTPVCHVETRRWEELRAGLPPTVRVYTISMDLPFAQARWFTAERVGHQALSAHRDDAFGRDYGVLIKEWRLLQRAVVVIDRQGRIVHTEYVADQMREPNYEDAVRAARKAAE